Proteins from one Alysiella filiformis genomic window:
- the dapA gene encoding 4-hydroxy-tetrahydrodipicolinate synthase, with translation MLTGSLVALITPMHADGSVNFEQLNQLIDWHIEQGTHGIVAVGTTGESATLSVEEHLAVIAATVKHTNKRVPVIAGTGANNTAEAVELSRAAQELGADYTLSVVPYYNKPSQEGIYQHFKTIAQAVDIPMIIYNVPGRTVVNMSNETILRLAQIPNIVGVKEASGDVARALSLFKDAPQDFAIYSGDDPTGLPFMLCGGHGVISVAANVAPQAFAQMCENALAGNIQAAKSLNEQLIPIYDVMFCEPSPAPAKYAVAQLGLCEEFVRLPILTLSDNGKNQIQAALKSAKLI, from the coding sequence ATGCTTACAGGCAGCCTAGTCGCACTCATTACCCCCATGCACGCCGATGGCAGCGTGAATTTTGAACAATTGAACCAATTGATTGACTGGCACATTGAACAAGGCACACACGGCATTGTGGCAGTTGGCACGACAGGCGAATCCGCCACATTATCGGTTGAAGAACATTTGGCTGTGATTGCCGCCACCGTCAAACACACCAACAAGCGCGTTCCAGTGATTGCTGGCACAGGCGCAAACAACACCGCCGAAGCCGTAGAATTATCACGCGCCGCACAAGAATTGGGCGCAGATTACACCTTATCGGTGGTGCCTTATTACAACAAACCTTCGCAAGAAGGCATTTATCAGCATTTCAAAACCATCGCCCAAGCGGTTGATATTCCGATGATTATTTACAACGTCCCTGGCAGAACCGTGGTAAACATGAGCAATGAAACCATTTTGCGCTTGGCACAAATCCCCAATATTGTGGGCGTAAAAGAAGCCAGTGGCGATGTGGCACGCGCTTTGTCGCTGTTTAAAGATGCGCCGCAAGATTTTGCCATTTATTCGGGCGATGACCCCACAGGTTTGCCCTTTATGTTGTGTGGCGGACACGGTGTGATTAGCGTGGCGGCAAACGTTGCGCCCCAAGCCTTTGCCCAAATGTGTGAAAACGCGCTCGCTGGCAACATTCAGGCAGCCAAATCTTTGAATGAACAGCTTATTCCCATTTACGATGTGATGTTCTGCGAACCCAGCCCTGCCCCTGCCAAATACGCGGTCGCACAACTGGGATTATGCGAAGAATTTGTGCGTTTGCCCATTTTGACTTTAAGCGACAATGGCAAAAACCAAATTCAGGCAGCCTTAAAATCCGCCAAATTGATTTGA
- the bamC gene encoding outer membrane protein assembly factor BamC yields MKNTFKLLILTSTIASLSACSTMAEMKAKRQAREAMKLDYQSANNKVVNLEVPPDLRDPRNGDLYALPQGMSANPNAMKAKSDPSRRVLNPVKDVRFERSGSQQWLNIGSEKSAAELWPLLRAFWQEAGFTIASEEPQAGLMETEWAENRAKLPNQGLRKLFDKVGIGSAYSTGERDKFLIRMEKNNKGGHNIFFSHKGMEEVYDSKNQDRTVWQPRANDVNLESAMLSRFMQYLGADEQVLNQQIAQQSDAQNGTQYAKRETNSVVVYGTAERNVNRIGSALDRIGLTVESFEGQRGMFLVRPAPKEVVATAKKSKWFGKNKQTEENTESKAPQMFVALEQVSNGQRVHLLDQMGNAVIGNDANRYLDALYKELR; encoded by the coding sequence ATGAAAAACACTTTTAAATTATTGATTTTAACCAGCACAATCGCCAGTTTGAGCGCGTGTTCCACCATGGCAGAAATGAAAGCCAAACGCCAAGCGCGTGAAGCCATGAAACTGGATTACCAATCCGCCAACAACAAAGTCGTGAATTTGGAAGTCCCACCCGATTTGCGCGACCCACGCAATGGCGATTTGTACGCGCTGCCACAAGGCATGTCTGCCAACCCCAACGCCATGAAAGCCAAGTCCGACCCCAGCCGCCGCGTGTTGAATCCCGTGAAAGATGTGCGTTTTGAGCGTTCAGGCAGCCAACAGTGGTTAAACATTGGCAGCGAAAAATCGGCAGCAGAATTGTGGCCTTTGCTGCGCGCATTTTGGCAAGAAGCAGGCTTTACCATTGCTTCGGAAGAACCCCAAGCAGGCTTAATGGAAACCGAATGGGCAGAAAACCGCGCCAAATTGCCCAATCAAGGCTTACGCAAATTGTTTGACAAAGTGGGCATAGGCAGCGCATACAGCACAGGCGAACGCGACAAATTCCTGATTCGCATGGAAAAAAACAACAAAGGCGGACACAACATCTTTTTCAGCCACAAAGGCATGGAAGAAGTGTACGACAGCAAAAACCAAGACCGCACCGTGTGGCAGCCACGCGCCAACGATGTGAATTTGGAATCGGCAATGTTGTCGCGTTTCATGCAATATTTGGGTGCCGATGAGCAGGTTTTGAATCAGCAAATCGCCCAACAATCGGACGCGCAAAACGGCACACAATACGCCAAACGCGAAACCAACAGCGTGGTGGTGTACGGTACAGCCGAACGCAATGTCAATCGCATTGGCTCGGCACTTGACCGCATTGGCTTAACGGTGGAAAGTTTTGAAGGTCAGCGCGGCATGTTCTTGGTGCGCCCTGCACCCAAAGAGGTGGTCGCCACCGCGAAAAAATCCAAATGGTTTGGCAAAAACAAGCAAACCGAAGAAAACACCGAAAGCAAAGCCCCACAAATGTTTGTCGCTTTGGAACAAGTGAGCAACGGTCAGCGTGTGCATTTGCTTGACCAAATGGGCAATGCCGTGATTGGCAACGATGCCAATCGCTATTTGGACGCTTTGTACAAAGAATTGCGTTAA